One genomic window of Haloarchaeobius salinus includes the following:
- a CDS encoding single-stranded DNA binding protein gives MGAIEDVYEDLEADVSFEEFEEAVEAKVEQMGGLADEETAAMLIAHELRDEEVNGIADVAPGMDEVKFLAKVTAIGDVRTFERDGDDADDGRVVNVDVADETGSLRLAFWDEKAAAAENELEVGQVLRVKGRPKEGYNGIEVNVDEVEVDEDAEIDVQIRDSYRVEDLSLGLSDVNTKGRILDTESIRTFDRDDGSEGKVANLTLGDPTGRIRVTMWDGQADTVEELSAGTSVEVVDGYVRERDGSLELHVGERGAIEELDEEIQYEPESTPIEALELDETVDIAGVIRSADPKRTFDRDDGSEGQVRNIRVQDETGDIRVALWGDKADYNIGPGDRVAFADVEIQDGWQDDLEASAGWRASVTVLDGAGDAPGGDDGDGVDEQATGLDAFAGGDADDGADGTGTTDDAGTAVADSGGAGGSASASLQGEVVEFTGTVVQAGSPVILDDGEETMSVETDADVHLGQEVTVRGTVSDGTLDAADVF, from the coding sequence ATGGGCGCTATAGAGGACGTCTACGAGGACCTCGAGGCCGACGTCTCCTTCGAGGAGTTCGAGGAGGCCGTCGAGGCCAAGGTCGAGCAGATGGGGGGACTGGCCGACGAGGAGACGGCGGCGATGCTCATCGCGCACGAGCTGCGCGACGAGGAGGTCAACGGCATCGCCGACGTGGCCCCGGGGATGGACGAGGTGAAGTTCCTCGCGAAGGTCACCGCCATCGGCGACGTGCGGACGTTCGAGCGCGACGGTGACGACGCCGATGACGGCCGCGTCGTCAACGTCGACGTGGCCGACGAGACCGGTTCGCTCCGGCTCGCCTTCTGGGACGAGAAGGCCGCCGCCGCCGAGAACGAACTCGAGGTCGGGCAGGTGCTCCGCGTGAAGGGCCGGCCGAAGGAGGGCTACAACGGCATCGAGGTGAACGTCGACGAGGTCGAGGTCGACGAGGACGCCGAGATCGACGTGCAGATCCGGGACTCCTACCGCGTCGAGGACCTCTCGCTGGGGCTCTCGGACGTGAACACCAAGGGACGCATCCTCGACACCGAGTCCATCCGGACGTTCGACCGCGACGACGGCTCCGAGGGGAAGGTCGCGAACCTCACCCTCGGCGACCCGACCGGGCGCATCCGCGTGACGATGTGGGACGGGCAGGCCGACACCGTCGAGGAGCTCTCGGCGGGGACGAGCGTCGAGGTCGTCGACGGCTACGTGCGCGAGCGCGACGGGAGCCTCGAACTCCACGTCGGCGAGCGCGGGGCCATCGAGGAGCTCGACGAGGAGATCCAGTACGAGCCGGAGAGCACGCCCATCGAGGCACTGGAGCTCGACGAGACGGTCGACATCGCCGGCGTCATCCGGTCGGCGGACCCGAAGCGGACGTTCGACCGGGACGACGGCAGCGAGGGGCAGGTCCGGAACATCCGCGTGCAGGACGAGACGGGCGACATCCGGGTCGCGCTCTGGGGCGACAAGGCCGACTACAACATCGGACCCGGTGACAGGGTCGCCTTCGCCGACGTCGAGATACAGGACGGCTGGCAGGACGACCTCGAGGCCTCGGCGGGGTGGCGTGCGAGCGTGACCGTCCTCGACGGTGCTGGCGACGCACCCGGTGGCGACGACGGCGACGGTGTCGACGAGCAGGCGACCGGACTCGACGCCTTCGCTGGCGGGGACGCGGACGACGGTGCTGACGGGACCGGGACGACCGACGACGCGGGCACCGCGGTCGCCGATTCGGGCGGCGCAGGCGGCTCCGCTTCGGCGTCGCTCCAGGGCGAGGTCGTCGAGTTCACCGGCACCGTCGTACAGGCGGGTTCGCCGGTCATCCTCGACGACGGCGAGGAAACGATGAGCGTCGAGACGGACGCGGACGTCCACCTCGGCCAGGAGGTCACGGTCCGCGGCACGGTCTCCGACGGCACGCTCGACGCCGCCGACGTGTTCTGA
- a CDS encoding histone: protein MSVELPFAPVDSIIRRNAGDLRVSAGAAEELARRIQLHGAALAKDAAEVATADGRKTLMASDFGVEASIDKDELELPVAPVDRIARLDIDDSYRVAMDARVALADILEDYADNVAAAAATLARHADRRTIKAEDIETYFALFE, encoded by the coding sequence ATGAGCGTTGAGCTACCGTTCGCCCCGGTGGACTCCATCATCCGACGGAACGCAGGCGACCTTCGGGTCAGCGCCGGTGCCGCAGAGGAGCTGGCACGACGCATCCAGCTCCACGGTGCGGCGCTGGCGAAGGACGCGGCTGAGGTCGCCACGGCGGACGGGCGGAAGACGCTGATGGCGAGCGATTTCGGCGTCGAGGCGTCCATCGACAAGGACGAACTGGAGCTGCCGGTCGCCCCGGTCGACCGTATCGCCCGCCTCGACATCGACGACTCGTATCGGGTCGCGATGGACGCCCGCGTCGCGCTCGCGGACATCCTGGAGGACTACGCCGACAACGTCGCGGCGGCGGCCGCGACGCTCGCGCGCCACGCAGACAGACGCACCATCAAGGCCGAAGACATCGAGACGTACTTCGCCCTGTTCGAATGA